A part of Neodiprion pinetum isolate iyNeoPine1 chromosome 4, iyNeoPine1.2, whole genome shotgun sequence genomic DNA contains:
- the Ykt6 gene encoding synaptobrevin homolog YKT6, whose product MVKLYALTILYKGPTTATTIKSAYELGSFSFFQRSSAQEFMAFVSKTITERTQIAARQSVKEKEYMCHVYVRADNLAGVLISDHEYPSRVSHTLITKVLDEFAAQYPPSTCATLNEATTIFPQVNTYLAKYQNPREADAFTKMQNDLDETKIILHNTIEAVLERGEKLDDLVSKSEGLSMQSKAFYKTARKTNSCCSLTA is encoded by the exons ATGGTCAAATTGTACGCTTTAACCATCCTATACAAAGGCCCAACTACAGCAACAACGATCAAATCAGCTTATGAACTTGgatctttttcgttttttcaacgcAGTAGTGCTCAGGAATTTATGGCATTTGTCAGTAAAACGATTACTGAAAGAACTCAAATTGCGGCCAGACAAAGCGTCAAGGAAAAAG AGTATATGTGTCATGTTTATGTGAGAGCGGATAATTTAGCTGGAGTTCTAATCTCCGATCATGAGTATCCTAGCAGAGTTTCGCACACGTTGATCACAAAAGTACTAGATGAATTTGCTGCCCAGTACCCACCCAGTACATGTGCCACTTTAAATGAAGCGACAACAATATTTCCACAAGTGAATACGTACTTGGCGAAATATCAAAATCCCCGGGAAGCAGATGCATTTACAAAAATGCAGAATGACCTTGATGAAACCAAGATCATTTTG CATAATACAATAGAAGCAGTTTTAGAAAGGGGCGAAAAATTGGACGATTTGGTGTCAAAATCAGAAGGCCTTAGCATGCAGTCAAAAGCATTTTACAAAACAGCACGGAAAACCAATTCCTGTTGCAGCTTGACGGCTTAG
- the ND-42 gene encoding NADH dehydrogenase [ubiquinone] 1 alpha subcomplex subunit 10, mitochondrial, translating to MASALRCGVSKLLARNSISGLCKPSLGASGYIAKIQVAFISGKAMRVVERKRPPPFPYETKRYSRWNQLFDKTVHRMDDNSKIVIVEGPIASGKTEFAEALAKDLDMHYMPAVTMDMHYINSYGFDMRQLDDKLPESCRSYDVKNFCKDPHHMNCANYQLQMYYYRFFQYVDALAHLFSTGEGVVLERCVYSDAIFMESMCNAGYVSKLAQRTYQDLTQLTLRELRLPHLVIYLDVPVPVVKEKIQKRGIPYEVESKVFTEQYLTDIENLYKQQYLKQMSEHAHILIYDWSEGGDPEVVIEDIERLNFDADDRDDLKFRDWQFWDANDWSDTRRIYADEILSFKVLFNLGEVNAPELIVSGADHLAYQKVWENAPGNKYMKGFNKDMGDTGLLWKGRPTIREYRMPFFS from the exons ATGGCGAGTGCGTTACGATGCGGTGTAAGCAAGTTGCTAGCTCGCAATTCAATATCAGGATTATGCAAG cCATCATTAGGAGCCAGCGGCTATATAGCCAAAATACAAGTGGCATTCATCTCAGGAAAAGCAATGCGGGTGGTCGAAAGAAAGCGGCCACCTCCGTTTCCGTATGAGACGAAGAGGTACAGTCGTTGGAATCAGCTATTTGACAAAACTGTACACAGAATGGATGATAATTCCAAAATCGTTATTGTCGAAGGGCCAATTGCCTCTGGCAAGACAGAATTTGCTGAAGCATTGGCCAAGGATTTGGACATGCACTATATGCCAGCAGTGACAATGGACATGCATTATATAAACTCATATGGCTTCGATATGCGGCAATTGGACGACAAGCTGCCAGAATCTTGTAGATCTTATGACGTCAAGAACTTCTGTAAAGATCCGCACCACATGAACTGTGCCAACTATCAGCTCCAAATGTATTATTATAGGTTTTTCCAATACGTTGACGCCTTAGCACACCTTTTCTCAACTGGAGAAGGTGTTGTTTTGGAGCGATGTGTCTACTCTGATGCCATTTTTATGGAGTCAATGTGCAATGCTGGCTATGTTAGCAAACTTGCGCAACGGACTTACCAAGACCTCACACAGCTCACTTTGCGTGAACTCCGCCTGCCGCATTTAGTTATCTATTTGGATGTTCCTGTACCTGTAGTCAAG GAAAAGATTCAAAAGAGGGGGATACCCTACGAAGTTGAATCCAAGGTTTTCACGGAGCAGTACCTGActgatattgaaaatctttATAAACAGCAGTATTTGAAACAGATGTCAGAACATGCTCATATTCTCATTTATGACTGGTCAGAGGGTGGTGACCCTGAGGTTGTCATTGAGGACATCGAGAGATTGAACTTTGACGCTGATGACCGAGACGATCTCAAATTCAGGGACTGGCAATTCTGGGATGCTAACGATTGGAGTGATACAAGGCGCATTTATGCTGATGAAATATTATCGTTCAAAGTGCTATTTAACTTAGGGGAAGTCAATGCACCAGAGCTCATTGTATCAGGAGCTGATCATCTCGCATATCAAAAGGTTTGGGAAAAT GCACCTGGTAACAAGTATATGAAAGGCTTCAATAAAGATATGGGAGATACGGGATTACTGTGGAAAGGGCGCCCTACTATTCGGGAATACAGAATGCCGTTTTTTTCGTAA